A stretch of DNA from Microbacterium sp. LWS13-1.2:
CGGCCGGCAGCGGCACGTCGTGAGCGCGGCAGACCGCGACGATGCGCCGCAGGTGCTGCCACAGCGGCTCCGGCATCCGTCCATACTCGTACCGGTCGTCGCGCGTGGGCTCGTCCTTCGCCAGCAGGCCGGAGTTGAAGACGGATGCCGCGACCACGCCGGTCCGGCGCTCGTGGCACGCCGGCAGCACCTCGTCGGCGGCCGGCTGCTCGAGCAGCGTGTAGCGGCCCGCGATCATGATGAGGTCGAGATCGGCGCCGCGAACGCCCGCGGCGAGCGCGTCGGCGGTCATCGAGCCGATGCCGATGGCGTCGACGGCGCCCTCCGCCCGGAGCTGCTCGAGAGCCGGGAAGGCCTCCTGCAGCGCGAGGTCGAGGTCGTGGCGCTCGGGGTCGTGCAGGTACAGGATGTCGATGCGGTCGATCCCGAGACGTTCGAGCGATTCGTCGAGGCTCGCGCGGATGCCGGCCTCGGAGAAGTCCCACTCGCGGCGCAGCGTCGTGCGCACGTGGAAGTCCGCGGCGAGGTCCAGTCCGCCGTCGTCGTCGGGGTTCGGACGCAGCAGCCGCCCCGCCTTCGTCGAGATCACGAACTCGTCGCGGGGCTTCGTCCGCAGGAACGCGCCGAGCCGCCGCTCCGAGAGACCGAGGCCGTAGTGAGGGGCGGTGTCGAAGTAGCGGATGCCGCTCTCCCAGGCCGCGTCGAGGATGGCCCACGCCTGATCGTCGGTGAGCTCGCGGAAGAGGTTGCCGACGTTCGCCGCGCCGTAGCCGAGGCGCGTCAGCGCGGGGGCGTCGGAGCCGGTCGGGTCAGGCCGCGGCATCCGTGCTCCCGAACTCGTACGCGGCGCGACTGGCCGCCTTCATCTCCATGCCGATCCCCGGCGCGAGCGGGGCGCGGTAGACGCCGCCGTGCACGTCGGTCGGCACGACGAAGTGCTCGTGCAGGTGATCGACGTACTCGATCATGCGGCCCTCGCGGCTGCCGCTCACCGCCACGAAGTCGAACATCGACAGGTGCTGCACCGCCTCGCAGAGCCCCACGCCGCCGGCGTGGGGGCACACCGGCACACCGAACTTCGCCGCGAGCAGCAGGTTGGCGATGTTCTCGTTGACGCCGCCGACGCGCGCGGCGTCGATCTGCATGACGGCGATGGCGTCCGCCTGCAGCAGCTGCTTGAAGATCACGCGGTTCTGCGCGTGCTCGCCCGTCGCCACGCGCACCGGCGCGACGCCCCGGGCGATCTCGGCGTGGCCGAGCACGTCGTCAGGGCTCGTGGGCTCCTCGATCCAGGCGATGCCGAACTCGGCGAGCGCGTTCACCCACGCGATCGCCTCCGACACCTCCCAGCGCTGGTTCGCGTCGATGGCGATCGGGAAGTCGGGTCCGCACACCTCGCGGGCGACGCGGAGGCGGCGGACGTCGTCGTCGAGGTCGGCGCCCACCTTGAGCTTGATCTGGCCGAAGCCGTCGGCGATCGCCTCGCGGCACAGCCGCGCGAGCTTCTCGTCGGAGTAGCCGAGCCAGCCGGGGCTCGTCGTGTACGCCGGGAAGCCCGTGGCGAGGAGGTCCTGCTCGCGCTCGGCCCGGCCCGGCTCCGCGTCGCGGAGGATCTGCAGGGCCTCCGCGGGCGTGAGGGCGTTCGTGAGGTAGCGGAAGTCGACGAGGGCCACGATCTCTTCGGGGCTCATGCGCGAGAGCAGCTGCCAGAGCGGGAGCCCGGCGCGCTTGGCCTTGATGTCCCACAGCGCGTTGACGACCGCGCCGATCGCCATGTGCATGACGCCCTTCTCGGGGCCGAGCCAGCGCAGCTGCGAGTCGCCGATGAGCTCGCGGTTGGTCGCGCCCATGTCGTCGAGGAGCGGCTCGACCTCGCGGCCGACCAGATGCCCGGCGAGCGCGTCGAGCGCCGCGACC
This window harbors:
- a CDS encoding aldo/keto reductase, whose amino-acid sequence is MPRPDPTGSDAPALTRLGYGAANVGNLFRELTDDQAWAILDAAWESGIRYFDTAPHYGLGLSERRLGAFLRTKPRDEFVISTKAGRLLRPNPDDDGGLDLAADFHVRTTLRREWDFSEAGIRASLDESLERLGIDRIDILYLHDPERHDLDLALQEAFPALEQLRAEGAVDAIGIGSMTADALAAGVRGADLDLIMIAGRYTLLEQPAADEVLPACHERRTGVVAASVFNSGLLAKDEPTRDDRYEYGRMPEPLWQHLRRIVAVCRAHDVPLPAAAVQFALRDPAVRSVVVGGSRPEQLRRNAELMEVDIPGGLWDDLAAEGLIR
- a CDS encoding enolase C-terminal domain-like protein, whose product is MSRIVAFETTDIRFPTSLSLDGSDAMNHDPDYSAAYLRIVTDAADGVSGHAFVFTIGRGNDVQVAALDALAGHLVGREVEPLLDDMGATNRELIGDSQLRWLGPEKGVMHMAIGAVVNALWDIKAKRAGLPLWQLLSRMSPEEIVALVDFRYLTNALTPAEALQILRDAEPGRAEREQDLLATGFPAYTTSPGWLGYSDEKLARLCREAIADGFGQIKLKVGADLDDDVRRLRVAREVCGPDFPIAIDANQRWEVSEAIAWVNALAEFGIAWIEEPTSPDDVLGHAEIARGVAPVRVATGEHAQNRVIFKQLLQADAIAVMQIDAARVGGVNENIANLLLAAKFGVPVCPHAGGVGLCEAVQHLSMFDFVAVSGSREGRMIEYVDHLHEHFVVPTDVHGGVYRAPLAPGIGMEMKAASRAAYEFGSTDAAA